DNA from Rhodothermia bacterium:
GAAAATGTTAAAGCCATTAACGCCTTATGGACGCCCAAAACCAAAGTACTACAGGTGAGCCATGTCACCGCGCCTACAGGCATCCGAATGCCTATCCAAGAAATCGGGGAATGGGCACGCGGAAAAAACCTTTGGTTCCATGTGGATGGTGCACAGTCTGTAGGAATGTTCCCTTTTATTTTGTCAGAATTGCAGTGCGATTCGTTTGCCGCAAGTGCCCACAAATGGATGCTTGCACCTCACGGAATTGGTTTTTTGTGGATTGATCCGGCCAAGCGAGAGCGCATTATTCCCACCGATGTAGGAGCCTACTCGAATGACCGCTACGAATTGCCCACTGCCTTCTCCTATTTCCCCACAGCACAACGCTTCGAGGCTGGGACACAAGACGAGACCAAAGCCGCCGGACTCGCAGCTGCTATTGCTTTCCTGAAGGAGGTTGGCATGAAGGATATTGCCGAACATGGCTTTGGGCTTGCACGGTTTTTGAACCATGCGATTCGGGCAATGCCCCAGATGGAGGTGCTTTCTCCTCTTAATCCCCTTTTGGCAAGTGCTATAACGACTTTCCGTCCAAGGAATGGGCAAACGAGAACGCTTTATAACCACCTAATGTCGCATGGTTTCCGAGTTCGTTCTGTCTCCGAGGCCAATCTGAACGCCATTCGCATCTCTACCCATATCTATAACCATATAGACGAGTGTATAAACCTCTTAGACACCTTGCAAGAATTTTTAGCTTCATAGGATCGGGGATGTTAAACACCTTGGCTTTGACTACATTTTGTCGGCTATACCTCTTGTCGTAGAAAGGCGTCGCTCCGGTGGGGCTAAATGTAGTCTAATAGTCTTGATATTGAGCTAGCCTTAAGCTTAAATGGATTTTAATGCTTAAAGGTGCATTATGTAATCAAGTGGAAATCTGCAAAAGCCAGTCCCGACCTCAAGAGCGTCATGTAAGAACTTACGGGATTGCATAAATTTCGGTTATCAAGGGATTGTTCTACTTTTAATGAACGGCAAAGCCCCGTAGGGGTGGTATCTTTACATGACGATAAAAACTGGTTGATCGTAGCCAAATCCATCCATGTTCACTAAAGGTAGCCATCCATGTTGACTGAGCTATTCGGCGGATTCTCCTAAGGGGCGTCCTCCCATTATTGAACAACACATCATACTATAAAATAGAGGCGATCTCAATAGTAGTACGAAATTTACAGCGCATCATGGCGCAAAAAATGTTGAGGATATTTTCGAAGAGAGCCCGTTAATTCAATAGATTAATGAGAAAATCCGTTCGGCAAACAAAGGATCAAAATCTCGTTTAAGTTTTGCAAACCTATATGCTATTTATGTAATAGACTTGTTGCGCTTGTTTTTATTGAGTTTAGAAGGAATTAAGTTTGGGTGCAAAATTCATGTTTTGAATTTTTGAGCTTTAAATTGCATAATCCTGCACAAATTTCCAGTATCATTTCAGCAGTC
Protein-coding regions in this window:
- a CDS encoding aminotransferase class V-fold PLP-dependent enzyme, which encodes MERRKFLSCLGMGSVFLSSSGFRIPLSGKKALSLKSWEELRKQFPLQNARAYFNTGGIGAAPYPVLQAVQDTLLKYQTLGETGHEVFAQVHPPLAAFLGCQPDDLALNRNATEGNSTIAFGLRLKAGDEVIIDDQAHPGGAIPWMVLQKEFGIKVKIFQTSAQGIAENVKAINALWTPKTKVLQVSHVTAPTGIRMPIQEIGEWARGKNLWFHVDGAQSVGMFPFILSELQCDSFAASAHKWMLAPHGIGFLWIDPAKRERIIPTDVGAYSNDRYELPTAFSYFPTAQRFEAGTQDETKAAGLAAAIAFLKEVGMKDIAEHGFGLARFLNHAIRAMPQMEVLSPLNPLLASAITTFRPRNGQTRTLYNHLMSHGFRVRSVSEANLNAIRISTHIYNHIDECINLLDTLQEFLAS